Genomic window (Novosphingobium sp. 9U):
TGCTGGCAATGGCCGGCGCACGGCCGCTGCGGACTGGAGTGGGAATAATGCGCAGCTTCGGGCAGATGGCCTGGCTCTCCGTGGCATCGCTCGGCCTCGTGGCGGCAGCGAGTGGCTGCACTTCGATCACCGACCACCGCGGCTACATCATCGACCAGGCCCTCGTCGATGCGGTGCAGCCCGGCGTCGACAATCGCCAGTCGGTGGAAAAGACGCTCGGCCGTCCGACCTTCACCAGCCAGTTCGGCACGCAGGACTGGTACTATATCTCGCAGAACGTGAAGACACCGCCGTTCCGCCGGCCGCGCACCAGCGACCAGACGATCTATCGCCTGCGCTTCGATCCTGCCGGCAACGTCGCCGCGATCGACAAGCGCGGCATGGAGAAGGTCGCGCGGTTCAGCCCCGAAGGCGATAAGACGGCAACTCTGGGCCGCCATCGCGGCCTGCTGGAGGATCTGTTCGGCAACGTCGGCACCGTCGGTACTGGCGGCGGAGGCGCGGCACCGACCGGCGGTCCGAACGGCAGCCAGTGATGCTTACGATCGGCGCGGATTGAAGACCCGCCGCGCCGACATATATCCCCGCCATGGACAATAGCGGGGCGAGCCACGGCCTCATCCAGTGGCACGGGACTACCATCATCGGCGTGAAGAAGGACGGCAAGACCGTCATCGCCGGCGATGGTCAGGTTTCCATGGGCAACACCGTCATGAAGCCGAACGCGCGCAAGGTGCGGCGGATCGGCAAGGGTGAAAAGGTCATTGCCGGGTTCGCCGGCGCGACGGCCGACGCCTTCACCCTGTTCGAGCGTTTGGAGAAGAAGCTGGAGCAGTACTCCGGCCAGCTGACCCGCGCCGCGGTGGAGCTTGCCAAGGATTGGCGGACCGACAAGTACTTGCGCAACCTGGAAGCGCTGATGATCGTCGCTGATGAGACCGCGCTGCTGGTGCTCACCGGCAACGGCGACGTGCTCGAGCCCGAAGCCGGGATCGCCGCGATCGGCTCTGGCGGAAATTATGCGCTCGCGGCGGCCAAGGCGATCGACCAGTACGAGGCCGATGCCGAGGTGATCGCCCGCAAGGCCATGGCGGTCGCTGCCGACATCTGCGTCTTCACCAACGATCGCGTGACGGTGGAAACCGTCTGACCTCATCTCCCCTCCCGCTTGCGGGAGAGGGGTCGGGGGAGAGGGTGTCGAACGCTGCTCATCCCTCAACAATCTTCCCCCAGCCCTTCCCGCATGCGGGAGGGGAGAAGGACACAAGCATGAACTCCTCCCTCACCCCCAAGGCCATCGTCGCCGCGCTCGACTCGCACATCGTTGGCCAGACCGAGGCCAAGAAGGCCGTCGCCGTCGCACTGCGCAATCGGTGGCGGCGGCAGCGCCTCCCCGCCGAACTGCGCGACGAGGTCACCCCCAAGAACATCCTGATGATCGGGCCCACGGGCTGCGGCAAGACCGAGATCAGCCGTCGCCTGGCCAAGCTCGCCGACGCGCCGTTCGTGAAGGTGGAAGCCACTAAGTTCACCGAGGTTGGCTACGTCGGCCGCGACGTCGAGCAGATCGCCCGCGATCTCGTCGAGGAAGCGATCCGGCTCGAAAAGGAACGCCGGCGCGAGTCGGTGCGCGAAGCCGCGAGTAAGGCGGCGATGGAGCGGCTGTTGAACGCGCTCGTGGGTGACAGCGCCTCCGAGGCGACGCGCGCCGCGTTCCAGCAGCGCATCGTCGAGAACGCGATGAACGACACAGAGGTCGAGATCGAGGTGGAGGACGCCCCCGCCGCGCCGATGGAGATCCCCGGAATGGGCGGCTCGGTCGGCATGATCAACCTGGGGGACATCATGGGCAAGGCGTTCGGCCAGAACAACCTGAAGCGCCGCAAGATGAAGGTGCCCGCCGCCTGGGACAAGCTGGTCGACGAAGAGTCCGAGAAGCGGCTCGACCAGGATGACGTCAACCGCACCGCATTGGCCAATGCCGAGACCAACGGCATCGTCTTCCTGGACGAAATCGACAAGATCGCCGTCTCCGACGTGCGCGGCGGCTCGGTCAGCCGCGAGGGGGTGCAGCGCGATCTGCTGCCGCTGATCGAAGGCACGACGGTGGCTACCAAGTACGGGCCGATGAAGACCGACCACGTGCTGTTCATCGCCAGCGGAGCCTTCCACGTTGCCAAGCCCAGCGACATGTTGCCCGAACTGCAGGGCCGCCTGCCGATCCGCGTCGAGCTGAAGGCGCTGACCGAGGAGGACTTCGTGCGCATCCTCTCCGAAACGCGCGCGAACCTGGTGGCGCAGTACAAGGCGCTGCTCGAGACCGAGAAGGTCACTGTCGAGATCACTGCCGACGCTATCGCCGAGGTCGCCAGGATCGCCGCGCAAGTGAACGAGAGCGTCG
Coding sequences:
- a CDS encoding outer membrane protein assembly factor BamE, with translation MRSFGQMAWLSVASLGLVAAASGCTSITDHRGYIIDQALVDAVQPGVDNRQSVEKTLGRPTFTSQFGTQDWYYISQNVKTPPFRRPRTSDQTIYRLRFDPAGNVAAIDKRGMEKVARFSPEGDKTATLGRHRGLLEDLFGNVGTVGTGGGGAAPTGGPNGSQ
- the hslV gene encoding ATP-dependent protease subunit HslV — encoded protein: MDNSGASHGLIQWHGTTIIGVKKDGKTVIAGDGQVSMGNTVMKPNARKVRRIGKGEKVIAGFAGATADAFTLFERLEKKLEQYSGQLTRAAVELAKDWRTDKYLRNLEALMIVADETALLVLTGNGDVLEPEAGIAAIGSGGNYALAAAKAIDQYEADAEVIARKAMAVAADICVFTNDRVTVETV
- the hslU gene encoding ATP-dependent protease ATPase subunit HslU — its product is MNSSLTPKAIVAALDSHIVGQTEAKKAVAVALRNRWRRQRLPAELRDEVTPKNILMIGPTGCGKTEISRRLAKLADAPFVKVEATKFTEVGYVGRDVEQIARDLVEEAIRLEKERRRESVREAASKAAMERLLNALVGDSASEATRAAFQQRIVENAMNDTEVEIEVEDAPAAPMEIPGMGGSVGMINLGDIMGKAFGQNNLKRRKMKVPAAWDKLVDEESEKRLDQDDVNRTALANAETNGIVFLDEIDKIAVSDVRGGSVSREGVQRDLLPLIEGTTVATKYGPMKTDHVLFIASGAFHVAKPSDMLPELQGRLPIRVELKALTEEDFVRILSETRANLVAQYKALLETEKVTVEITADAIAEVARIAAQVNESVENIGARRLQTIMEKLLEELSFEAEDRQGETVTIDAGYVRERLTELAGDTDLSKYIL